One Dictyostelium discoideum AX4 chromosome 3 chromosome, whole genome shotgun sequence genomic region harbors:
- the eIF3s4 gene encoding RNA recognition motif-containing protein RRM (Similar to eIF3) → MTSTNIDNRVPIEKTIEVIVKNDKGEEVKVIKRYQEYQITVKRNRKVDERKKWKKFGECDNKTGLENTAYGDEQFLVLTRGAEVKEEEKDVVKCRICKKNHFTTKCPYKDALELTTQPQKSEKEEKPISNKYIAPNLRGGYTGSAPSGSDVPSIMVSNLSQNATEKDLYELFGQFGPVSRVSIPKSMEGSSKGFAYVTYNHLDSAEKALKQLNGHRYDYLVLSLEFAKKKSLN, encoded by the exons atGACATCCACAAACAT TGATAACAGAgtaccaattgaaaaaaccATTGAAGTCATCGTTAAGAATGATAAAGGTGAAGAAGTTAAAGTTATTAAAAGATATCAAGAATATCAAATCACTGTAAAGAGAAATAGAAAGGTTGATGAAAGAAAGAAATGGAAAAAATTCGGTGAATGTGATAATAAAACTGGTTTAGAAAATACTGCATATGGTGATGAACAATTCTTAGTATTAACTAGAGGTGCTGAAGTT AAAGAAGAAGAGAAAGATGTTGTTAAATGTAGAATTTGTAAAAAGAACCATTTCACTACAAAGTGCCCATACAAGGATGCCTTAGAATTAA ccACTCAACCACAAAAATCagaaaaagaagagaaaCCAATTTCAAACAAATACATTGCACCAAACTTAAGAGGTGGATACACTGGTTCTGCACCAAGTGGTAGTGATGTACCAAGTATTATGGTTTCCAATCTTTCACAAAATGCAACCGAAAAAGATCTTTACGAATTATTTGGTCAATTTGGTCCAGTTAGCAGAGTTTCAATTCCAAAATCAATGGAAGGTTCATCAAA ggGTTTTGCCTACGTTACCTACAATCATCTTGATTCAGCTGAAAAAGCTTTGAAACAACTCAATGGTCACAGATACGATTACCTTGTTTTGTCTCTCGAATTCGCCAAGAAAAAGAGTCTCAattaa
- the calA gene encoding hypothetical protein has protein sequence MASQESLTEEQIAEFKEAFSLFDKDGDGSITTKELGTVMRSLGQNPTEAELQDMINEVDADGNGNIDFPEFLTMMARKMQDTDTEEEIREAFKVFDKDGNGYISAAELRHVMTSLGEKLTNEEVDEMIREADLDGDGQVNYDEFVKMMIVRN, from the exons atg gCATCACAAGAAAGTTTAACTGAAGAACAAATTGCTGAATTCAAAGAAGCATTCTCTTTATTCGATAAAGATGGTGATGGTTCAATTACCACCAAA gaATTAGGTACTGTTATGAGATCATTAGGTCAAAACCCAACTGAAGCTGAATTACAAGATATGATCAATGAAGTTGACGctgatggtaatggtaacATTGATTTCCCAGAATTTTTAACCATGATGGCTcg taaaatgCAAGACACTGATACTGAAGAAGAAATCCGTGAAGCATTCAAAGTTTTCGATAAAGACGGTAACGGTTACATCTCAGCTGCTGAACTTAGACACGTTATGACCAGTCTTGGTGAAAAACTTACCAACGAAGAAGTTGATGAAATGATTAGAGAAGCTGATTTGGATGGCGATGGTCAAGTTAACTATGACGAATTTGTTAAAATGATGATTGTTAGAAATtaa